One stretch of Sebastes umbrosus isolate fSebUmb1 chromosome 5, fSebUmb1.pri, whole genome shotgun sequence DNA includes these proteins:
- the LOC119488563 gene encoding synapse-associated protein 1-like has translation MFKSWGSWLGREDEEDVDEDSGQNQDVNKQTAVSVSEGEDDAPQPQQLLQQAKGFSGYIYNFASIASKKLSESVVETAQTLKKSVEEGRINGIIDKTILGEFQKEQEKFVQEKKAKTFGAAVPPWVGYNEEETIQQQILALSADKRNFVRDPPAGVQFHFDFEQMHPVALVMLEEDELLRKMRFHLVPKQVKEEVFWKNYFYRVSLVKQSAQLTALAAQQDAERRDVEKTETNQKDVVRQKTPRVVCSIKPKSREDEDEVSTSPSVSEFVSDAFDSCNINEDDLRKEMGQLVLDKREHPSTQHEETPDWERELQEELQEYDVLADNENRDDNWDREIEEMLMEES, from the exons ATGTTTAAGAGCTGGGGGAGCTGGCTGGggagagaagatgaagaagatgtTGATGAAGACTCAGGACAGAATCaggatgtaaacaaacaaacagctgtttctgtttctgaagGTGAAGATGATGCTCCTCAACCTCAGCAGCTGCTCCAACAGGCGAAAGGCTTCAGTG GATATATTTATAATTTCGCCAGCATCGCCTCAAAGAAACTCTCAGAGTCTGTAGTTGAAACAGCACAAACCTTAAAGAAAAGtgtggaggaggggaggatCAATGGCATTATTGATAAg ACCATTCTGGGTGAATTCCAGAAAGAACAAGAAAAGTTTGTTCAGgagaaaaaagcaaaaacatttg GTGCTGCTGTGCCACCGTGGGTTGGTTATAATGAAGAGGAAACCATACAGCAGCAGATTCTAGCTCTTTCAGCT GACAAAAGAAATTTTGTGCGAGATCCTCCCGCTGGGGTCCAATTTCACTTTGACTTTGAGCAAATGCATCCGGTCGCCTTGGTGATGCTGGAGGAAGACGAGCTGCTCCGGAAGATGCGTTTCCATCTGGTCCCCAAACA GGTGAAAGAGGAAGTCTTCTGGAAGAATTACTTCTACAGAGTGTCGTTGGTAAAACAGTCGGCTCAGCTCACGGCGCTCGCAGCTCAACAGGATGCTGAACGGAGAGACGTGGAGAAAACTGAGACCAATCAAAAAG atgTCGTTAGACAGAAAACTCCCCGTGTCGTCTGCAGCATCAAACCAAAGTCCAGGGAG GACGAAGACGAGGTCTCCACCAGCCCGTCTGTGTCCGAGTTTGTGAGCGACGCTTTTGACTCATGCAACATAAATGAGGACGACCTACGCAAAGAAATGGGACAGCTGGTTCTGGACAAGAGGGAACATCCGAGCACACAGCATG aggAGACTCCTGACtgggagagagagctgcaggaagAGCTGCAGGAGTACGACGTGTTGGCCGATAACGAGAACCGAGATGACAACTGGGACAGGGAGATCGAGGAGATGCTGATGGAGGAGAGTTAG